GTGCTGTtccaccagcccaccccctcccATCAGCCCAGCTGTCATGGTTCCCAGAACCACCTCCAGAGACAGACAGTGCAGCTCAGACCCCAGCCCggagatgcccccccccccaagagaggtgggggctgggaaccGTGGCTGCCCCAAAACCACCACAAGGAGAAGCCTCTACCCTAAGGAGATGCCAGGGCTGGGAACTGTGGCCTAACTCCAGTTGTAGGCTAGCGGTGCGGGGGGCCAAAGCTGGAGGCCAGGACCGGCCTTTGGAGGTCCACCCATCCTCGGACCAcctgcagggcagtggagggccactgcaggcaggggggcATCAGTCCCCAGAGCTGCTGTGGTGGAGGTAGCTAGAGCCACTGCAGTGACCAGGGAACAGCTGGAGCCCTAACACCCTCAGATAgactggaggggcagctggagactGGGGCTGGCCTGTGGAGCCTCTCCCCGATAAACTGGAGGCCAGGGCTAGTCCCCCAAGTGGAGCCGCTGAATGGGGCATCACCACCCTCAGCAagcttccccctgcctcccaacCCCTGCGCCAGAGCCCCGCCACAtcttccttctcctgccctaAATCCCCACACCCATGAAACCATGTGCCTTGAGATCCCACTTCCTCCTGTCACTCTCACACTCTCCACTTCTTGTCCTGGGTGCCCCCCAACtctcccagctctctgccttcaactccttcactttcatcccctgccctcagtcacaccatttaaataaagcatgtacattttccttttaatttccaacCCGCCTATCCCCCCCTCCATTACTACAGTTAATGTACCcaatgctgggtacatctgctagtcaGCTATATTTTGGCTACTTTGGAGCCTTGTGGTTTACACTGTAAATACATGTTTACAGTCTCTTAAAGACTCTTAAAGACTCTCATTTAAATATAATTATAGGGTTGTCAGACTGTCGCAGACATACACTGTTGCATGTTAGCTATTGAGCAAAAAGTCCTGAACAGACCGGGatttagaaaaagaaataaatggGCTTTTGCACAGTGAACTTCTAAGAAACAGCCAGCTACCCATTTACTTTATCCTTCTGGATGCATTTATTCCACACAACCACTAGCTATGCCCTCCCCTTATGCTACTCCTCACCATTGTATAGGCCGCAGTTGTGGAATCCTTTGCAGAGCTTCCTTGATGCTTAACTCAATCCATCCAGATGCACTGAGAAACTGTGGtagctgtcttttgttttaggCTTTACATATCCCACAAAGGGAAAAAGCAGTGGGGGGCGAGAGAGAGTGAGGGAAGGACTTTTCCCAGATGAGCAATAGTCTTGTGAGGGCTCAATCCTGCATGAAGCTGAGCACTCTTGTACTGATCCAGCAAAGTACATCAGCATTCAAGTAAGCCCTACTGATGTCAATAGAACCGCTTATGTGATTAAAGTTAAGCTTCTATGTAAATACTGTGCTGAGTCAGGGCCCTAACAACACTTATGGATTATGATGTAATTAAACTAAATACATggttttaaattgatttttttaaaataaattaacaacaaatatttgttttcacAAGGAAACCCATGTAACAAAGAGGAATTCTAATGTACTGTATGTACAAAGTACCTCCATTTATAAATAAAAACTATCAAAAAACTTCTGAGGCAAAACAACTGAAATAGTTGCAAGTATTTCCTAAATGATACTTCACATCTTTGTTTTGGGAGGTGATCTTTGGCATACATCCTTAATATTATAAAAAGGCACTAGTTTAAAAAGGCAATTCCCCATGCTGAGGGAATTGTGGATGATATGGTAGTATGATACATATCATCTTGTATGGTGGAACTGCCCAAAAGCTATAAGATTTGGTTTCTCTACATAAGTCAATATAATGTAATTTTAAGTAAATACTCTGAAAGAGTATTGGTTTCTTATTAGCACACCTGTCgacaagggagggggggggaggcagatgggGCAGTTGCCCCGACAATCTCTGCCACTGTTACTGCGGCAACAGctagagtcccaggccctttagaattgctgtgTGCTCTGGCCAGCTCTGAGGGAGGGGTGTGCACCAGGCTGCCTGGGCAACACAGGCTGACCAAGCcgtgccccttctgcctgaggccccgccccttccagaagcgCAGAGacggagcccctcccccatgcgcgcgtacgtacacacacacacacacacacacacacacacacccctctacctcagtttcttcttactgtTCATCTTACTAGAGATGAATCAATAACCCTAACTTAGGCTGAGTACTTAATGACATTTGGGAAGTTTtggtaaacaaaacaaaacatattagAACTTGGGCAGTTGATTACTTTTCAGTTCTTATATGGAAAGCAGCTACTGGGCTAGAAAATCATGTTCTAACTTTTTACTTTACTGAAATTTTATTGTTTTGTTCTTCTCTTTATGGATGTAAGCTTCTTGAAATGTCTTAGTTTGATCTAGACAACCTATTCTTTGTCTAGAAATAAAGTATTCCTTTGTGACCTTAAAGGCAGCTTCCTCTACACTAACTTCCTTCAGTAACCTCCCTCTCACTGTCTGTACAACAGCCTATGCTGCTTGTCAAATTCTGTACACTTGCACACTCAGTCAACAAGCCCAATCCACAATCCGACTCAACATCAAGGAGGGCTAGAGTACTCTGGGTTATTCCCAAACCTAGCTGTTCCAGAACTAAATTAAAGGACTTCAACAGGCTGGCCACTGTTCCTATTTTTGAGCCTTCCTATAATGTAAAACCAATGCATAATGAGCCAAATTTATCTTTGTTGCTATTGCAATGGTATGTCTAGAATAACACCAGGAAGAAGTTTGTCCCAGGGTGTTTAACCAAGTGTGCTAGTAACAGGCCCAGTCTGGGGAGATACAGAGTGCATCCAATATTTCCCTCAACTTTTATTGGTGCTCATGTCAATTAGAGCTGGAAGAATATGATCTTCCTGTCCCATAACAATTTAAGACGTCAAAAAAAATGTCCTGCTCTGAACAGAAAAAAGTCAATCTTAAAAAATGCTCCCAAACAGAAAATCTGAAAAAAGAAGTTTAGGTGAACTAACAGATTTTATGTtgataattttaaaacattttgattgaccataatttatttaaaatatttttgccctattagcttagaacataagaatggccatacttagggttgccagatggtttcaacaaaaatgccggacacacttgacattacaccacaatctacattacatcttatttagaaaatactggacatttatattttctcaatttgtttcccaaacagaaagctcaaatactggactgtccagttcaaaactggacagctGGTAACCCTGGCCATACcaggtctgaccaaaggtccatctagcccagtatccggtcttctgacattggccattgccaggtggcccagagggagtgaatagaacaggcaatcatcaagtgatccattctctgtcacccattcccagctttggaCAAGCAAAGGCTGGCAACACTACACCTgtacatcctggctaatagccaatgatggacctgtcctccatgaatttatctaactcttttttcaccctgttatagtcttggcctttacaacatcctctggcaaggagttccacaggttgagtatgTATTGtgtaaagaagtacttcctttgtttgttttaaacctgctacttattaatttcatctggtggcccctagttcttgtgttatgagaacaagtaaataactcttctttattcactttttccatattcAGCTTATAAAACCTTCTGTTAAACTATAGAACCAGATGCGTTTACTTGAGAAAAGTCAAACTATTTGATAatttcaaaactttaaaaaaatatttgagtcAATACATTTCTTAAAATTGACCCTTTCCGGTGTAAAGTTTTAATTTCAATGAATTAAAACCCCAACTCTTAAATAAAACATTCCTAACTAGCTTTAATGTCACtgggaattaaaaaacaaacaacaacaaaaaaagacagCATTTTACAAGATCCTGCCTTAGAAATGCAGAGTACAAATTAGGAAGCTACTATACAAGCAAACAGATAAGCTGTCATTTGTGCATCTCTACATTAAAAACATAATTAATTGTTGTAAATAAGGAATATATGACCAGATCCTTACATGGTGTGAATGTACATAGTGCTACTGACTTCAGCCACTTGCATTAACTGAAGATTTAGCTCCACGTTTACAACATCAATTAAATGTACATTAGTGACAGTTTTAAGGAGGAAAGGAGCAGTTATACAATCTTTATAACTTCAGTAagtaatataaataaattaattagcgCATTAGTTTTCCCAGCAGTCTACTGAAACAATATTTCTGCCAGGGGTAATTAAGCTTCTCTGAAGGTCACCATACAAATGTTATTGTCTTTGTGAATGCTTTTTTTGGGCTGGGCACATGATGTTCTGCCAGAGTGATTCTCATGCTCATATTCTGTAGAATCAGTAAGCATAGCATGCAATAAAAAGAAATTTGTTACAGTAGTGTCTTGCTTTCTGACAGAACGCAGCTTTCAGCTTTTAAGGCAACTATGAAAAAATGTTTGCGTTTAACAGGTCTGGATAAAGTCCCTCAATGGGTGCTCCTGGAGACTCACCCTTTTGTGAAGCACGTGGACCTCCTGCACGTGGGTGTCACAATGTCTAACAGGAAAGCATAACGTAATAAGGCCTTTGGTGACAAGAAGTACCGACTTATTTCTTCTCTGTCCGCTTCAAGGAACTCTTTTAGCATTTGAAGAGAGAGGTCATGGTCCTGGCTCTGCTTTCGTTccatttcttttgctgtttcaAGTTTAAAAATGACTGCTTCTTTCTGCGAATACTGTCCGTCGCCACCATCAGAACAAGAGTTTGGTCCAATGTTCTTCTCTTTGGGCAGCTCAAAGCAGCTCTCTTTTCCCAAGCCTGAagtgattctgtgattctctgaaGTTTTTGGCTCCTGATCTGGGAAATTTTCCAATATCTAGCACAGAATGAAATATACAAATGATTAAAACACTATACTAGTACTGTACCAGTCAACTGCCAAGAGAAGTCCATGTAGCAATGTTTGGGAAGTCATACAGAGCTGTCCAGTATAAAATAAGACTTGATTCTCCCTCTTCAGCAATCAAGAATTTGAAAGTATGAAGCGCTAACTTTTATATGCTTTGTATATGTACACAGCCAGTTTAAGGAATTTGGATCTTGCCATAAACAAGGGAAGGAACAGTTGTGTTAAATCATCATAAAGAAAGCTAGGACCAGGAAAAAGTTGCTTGGTTAGAGGCTTGGCTAGTAACTAGAGACTCACCAGATTTGCTAAAATGTTTGTGAACCTCTGATGAGTTTCCTGCCTCTTTTAACACATGCCTATGTCCCCCTCCAGATGCTTGTAATTTGCCATTATCTTTCAGTCTTCTGGGACTGGGAAGCAGTTCATCTCCACTCTTCACCAAAAATTCTGGGACTTTGTTGGCCACTCTCTCCCCTATGGAGATCTCCAAAGGTTATGGGTGGTTACCCATTTTCTATCTCTAAGGGACCTAGTGGGCATGGCTGCACCCTTTATTCTTCCAAGAAAAGATGcctgaggaggggagcagagaggctaGTGCCCAATATGTTAGTCTCTTCTGAGTCAGCAAAATTGTTCCTAAGAACTACAAGCTATCTAAGCCAGAAGGAGTCATTTCACTCCTTAATGAGACCAGAATCAGGAAAAAAGGAATGGTAGCTTACAGCCATTTTATTTGCGCACACACTGTAGCTGAGCATAAGCTATGCACATATGAAGATTTAGCCATCAGTCTCCTCGAAACAAAGAGCAGCCAAGGAATAGCAATGAAACTCACCTGACCAGGAGCTTGAAAGGGAAACTGCTCTGACTGAAACTTTGCAATAAGAAAATATCGCAGCCTGGAATTGGGAATGCCAAGCTGTAAACAAAACCCCATAAAACAATCAGTCCACCAGATACACAGAATCAAAGCAGTCTGCATTGTCacaaaaatattgtattaatacaatatttagcACTTTAAATGTTTACCACTTCAAAGTGGTTAACATTAAGCAACATTACcctacactaatgctattttaaactagaattaaataatattttcaaatgtGCCTATGAAGAAATCTCTACATCAGTCTGTAGTAAAGAGTTTGCAGTACAGGTAATTTTCATGTATTGTACAATCTAAATTTTTGCATGTTTGTAGTATGCAGAGATGCGGTATGTGGTGCACACACTTCCCAGTGACTTACTGTACCTCTGATCAACTTTTCctacctatttttttttttcaagcaagAGAAATACTTGATTTTTCTCAGGTTTATTCTGACTGTTGTCTGAAAATCAATAGACAAGTTTAACATTTTTTTATGTAAGGTGGGACGTGAGAGAGAAACTGAAATGTCTTTAACAATATTTATGACAATCATAGTGCTTGTTATCTGTCACAATGAAGAAGCAAAGGGACATGTTCAATCACATGAACAAGGAAATTAGATAAGAGATGTCACAATGAAGGATGTCCCTGTATCTCAAAGATAGAGATTCACATGCTACACAGTACTGGCCTGATCCAGTACATCTTGGACAAGCAAAACATATTGATTTAAGAAGTATCCATTAGCATTTCAAGCAAGGATAAGCAGGATAAATATATGAATATCATGAGCTAATCCAAAGCAAAGTCAGATGGCATCACCAAGACCAGATGAATGTCCAAAGAACTGACATCATCCTATCTTCCAGTATGTGAAATTCTTTCCAAATACTGTACCTCATTTACTTTTAAGTACAGTTTGATGAATTCTAAGATTCTTAATACTCACGCATGTTGGAGACAAGAGGAATTcttgatatttaaatccacacttcTCTAGTGTTTCCACAAGTATGACTCTGATAGTGAAAAAGTAAAGCTAATTACTGTCCATATGTGATTAGATATAGTGGGCAATATACTCTAGTTCCTAAGTAAAGATCCATTAAATGCAATACTATAGTTACTAGAACAGTCAGCAGACACACTAGAATACTCAAACACAggtttgcatatttgcatacatCCAACTACAGTCATGCATTTAAGTTTTAGGAAAGGATGCAAAGAATAGAGTCGCTCTAGCtgagcaaggaaaaaaaaaatcacaaaaaagaCTTTCATGGAATGACCACAACTAATCTGGCACAAACATTCTTCAGAAaaagtatcctgtctttcaaaagCACTTTACAACATGCTGTCCAATCCATAGAAAACACATTCTCATTAGATGTGGATTGCAAAATTGATTACAAGCGCTGGATTAGAAGTAGGATATTAAAACTCCTATAATTT
The DNA window shown above is from Pelodiscus sinensis isolate JC-2024 chromosome 2, ASM4963464v1, whole genome shotgun sequence and carries:
- the LOC102443731 gene encoding tRNA (cytosine(38)-C(5))-methyltransferase isoform X7 yields the protein MKCINTTFPAHRYGQRQLRIGLQGDVSDPRTNSFLYILDILPRLQRLPKYILLENVKGFETSSARVILVETLEKCGFKYQEFLLSPTCLGIPNSRLRYFLIAKFQSEQFPFQAPGQILENFPDQEPKTSENHRITSGLGKESCFELPKEKNIGPNSCSDGGDGQYSQKEAVIFKLETAKEMERKQSQDHDLSLQMLKEFLEADREEISRYFLSPKALLRYAFLLDIVTPTCRRSTCFTKGYGHYVEGTGSVLQTAEDVQLESVFKSIEMLSEEEKLLKLSTLKLRYFTPREIANLHGFPPEFGFPDKITVKQRYRLLGNSLNVHVVAKLISLLTG